The following are from one region of the Stanieria cyanosphaera PCC 7437 genome:
- the cobM gene encoding precorrin-4 C(11)-methyltransferase, which translates to MANLNFSSNSQSSLKPGVYIIGAGPGDPELLTIKAYKILRQADVILYANSLVPKQMLQDVRPDAELIPTGNKTLEEIVPLMIERVKANLVVVRLHSGDLSLYSAINEQIQALAAAEIPFELIPGISAFQVAAAKLSTELTIPELVQTIILTRVSGAASAVPETEELASLAAHQASLCLYLAARHVEIAQQKLLQHYPSDTSVAICYRLGWEDEQMWVVPLEKMVIVSQANNLIRTTLYLISPALQKAGTSRSRLYHPQHSHLFRPR; encoded by the coding sequence ATGGCTAATTTAAATTTTTCTTCTAATTCTCAAAGTTCTCTCAAACCTGGAGTTTATATTATTGGTGCGGGCCCTGGCGATCCTGAATTACTAACTATTAAAGCTTACAAAATTCTTCGACAAGCTGATGTAATTCTTTATGCTAATTCCTTAGTACCAAAGCAAATGTTACAGGATGTTCGTCCTGATGCTGAATTAATTCCGACAGGTAATAAAACTTTAGAGGAAATAGTTCCTCTGATGATCGAGCGAGTTAAGGCAAATTTAGTTGTAGTTAGACTCCATTCGGGTGATTTGAGTCTTTATAGTGCTATTAACGAACAAATACAAGCTCTAGCTGCTGCGGAAATTCCTTTTGAATTAATTCCAGGAATCAGTGCCTTTCAAGTTGCTGCTGCTAAACTTAGTACAGAATTAACTATACCTGAATTAGTTCAGACTATTATTTTAACGAGAGTCAGTGGTGCTGCCTCTGCCGTTCCTGAAACCGAAGAATTAGCTTCTTTAGCTGCTCATCAAGCTAGTTTATGTCTTTATTTAGCTGCTCGTCACGTTGAAATTGCCCAACAAAAATTATTACAACATTATCCTTCTGATACTTCTGTAGCAATTTGTTATCGTTTGGGATGGGAAGATGAACAAATGTGGGTTGTACCTTTAGAAAAAATGGTAATTGTATCCCAAGCTAATAATTTGATTCGTACAACTTTATATTTGATTAGTCCTGCTTTACAGAAAGCTGGTACAAGTCGTTCCCGTTTATATCATCCTCAGCATTCTCATTTATTTCGCCCGCGTTAA
- the lgt gene encoding prolipoprotein diacylglyceryl transferase, with amino-acid sequence MIFGFQFQSPGPILVEFGPIAIRWYGFLIASAVLIGVTLCQYLAKRRGVNPDLLGDLTIWLVLAAIPCARLYYVLFEWEEYSQRPEDIIAIWKGGIAIHGAIIGGTIASIIFARLNKVSFWQLMDLVVPGLSLGQAIGRWGNFFNSEAFGRPTDLPWKLYIPPSRRPLDYLNYEYFHPTFLYESLWNLLVFVLLLSLFFWGLKNKGKLPVGALACIYLFSYSLGRVWIEGLRTDSLMLGPLRIAQIVSLSAIALSLLGLVWLYLWKRPLPDVVSSSRRTNG; translated from the coding sequence ATGATCTTTGGCTTTCAATTCCAATCTCCTGGTCCAATTTTAGTTGAATTTGGTCCGATCGCTATTCGTTGGTATGGTTTTTTAATTGCTTCAGCGGTTTTAATTGGCGTAACTCTTTGTCAATATTTAGCCAAACGTCGCGGTGTTAATCCTGATTTGTTAGGAGATTTAACCATCTGGTTAGTGCTTGCTGCGATTCCCTGTGCCAGACTTTATTATGTTTTGTTTGAGTGGGAAGAATACTCCCAAAGACCAGAAGATATTATTGCGATTTGGAAAGGTGGCATTGCTATTCATGGAGCAATCATTGGTGGTACGATCGCATCAATTATTTTTGCTCGTCTTAATAAAGTTTCTTTTTGGCAACTAATGGATTTAGTTGTTCCTGGTTTAAGTTTGGGTCAAGCGATTGGAAGATGGGGAAACTTTTTTAACTCTGAAGCTTTTGGTCGTCCTACTGATTTACCTTGGAAACTGTATATTCCTCCTAGTCGTCGTCCCTTAGACTATCTCAACTACGAATATTTTCATCCTACTTTTCTCTACGAATCTCTGTGGAATTTATTAGTTTTTGTCTTGCTGTTGTCGCTGTTTTTTTGGGGATTAAAAAATAAAGGCAAGTTACCTGTTGGGGCATTAGCTTGTATTTATCTTTTTAGCTATAGTCTCGGTCGAGTTTGGATTGAAGGGTTACGGACTGATAGTTTGATGCTTGGCCCGTTAAGAATTGCTCAAATTGTTAGTTTAAGCGCGATCGCTCTGAGTTTGTTAGGCTTAGTTTGGCTCTATTTGTGGAAACGTCCTCTTCCTGATGTAGTTTCTTCTTCGCGTAGGACTAATGGCTAA
- the petJ gene encoding cytochrome c6 PetJ gives MMKKIISIALILLLCSVLFFSNSVSASDLDTGAKIFEVNCAGCHIHGGNIVRRGKNLKQKTLQKNKLDSTEAIATLVTHGKNNMPAYQDRLELAEIEAVANYVLQQAQADWK, from the coding sequence ATGATGAAAAAAATAATTAGTATTGCTTTAATTTTGCTATTATGTTCAGTTTTATTCTTTTCCAATTCGGTTTCTGCATCAGATTTAGATACAGGAGCCAAAATCTTTGAAGTCAATTGTGCTGGTTGCCATATCCACGGTGGCAATATCGTTCGTAGGGGAAAAAATTTAAAACAGAAAACATTGCAGAAAAATAAACTAGATTCAACAGAAGCGATCGCAACTTTAGTAACTCATGGTAAAAATAATATGCCAGCTTATCAAGACCGTCTTGAGTTAGCAGAAATAGAAGCAGTAGCAAATTATGTTCTTCAACAAGCCCAAGCAGATTGGAAATAA
- the rsmG gene encoding 16S rRNA (guanine(527)-N(7))-methyltransferase RsmG, whose protein sequence is MREINQENLPEMSEIWQETLQWQPNHRQQQYFVQIYQEILQGNRKLNLTRITSPEEFWEKHLWDSLASLLDFPLDTQLKLNVIDIGTGGGFPGLPMAVVFPHWQVTLLDSTRKKIAFLSNLATKIGLTNVKTLVARAEVIGQQAQHRETYDLATIRAVGTASVCAEYALPLVKLGGLAILYRGHWQAQDTEALELVATELGSKIEAIAALTTPISHSIRHCIYLRKHSPTPKQYPRAVGVPNQQPL, encoded by the coding sequence ATGAGGGAAATCAATCAAGAGAATTTGCCAGAAATGTCGGAAATTTGGCAAGAAACTCTACAATGGCAGCCGAATCATCGACAACAGCAATATTTTGTTCAAATTTATCAGGAAATTCTTCAAGGTAACCGCAAACTTAATCTGACTAGGATTACTTCGCCTGAAGAGTTTTGGGAAAAACATCTTTGGGATTCTTTGGCGAGTTTGTTAGATTTTCCTTTAGATACTCAGCTTAAACTCAATGTGATTGACATTGGCACAGGAGGAGGATTTCCAGGGTTACCGATGGCAGTAGTGTTTCCCCATTGGCAAGTTACTCTATTAGATTCGACTAGGAAAAAAATCGCTTTTTTAAGCAATTTAGCTACTAAAATCGGTCTTACTAATGTAAAAACTTTAGTAGCCAGAGCAGAAGTGATCGGACAACAAGCCCAACATCGAGAAACTTACGATTTAGCAACCATTAGAGCGGTGGGAACAGCTTCTGTTTGTGCTGAATATGCCCTACCTTTAGTAAAGTTGGGTGGTTTAGCCATACTTTATCGTGGACACTGGCAAGCACAAGATACTGAAGCCTTAGAATTGGTCGCTACTGAATTGGGTAGTAAAATTGAAGCGATCGCAGCCTTAACTACTCCGATTAGCCATAGCATTCGTCACTGTATTTATTTACGCAAACATTCTCCTACTCCTAAGCAATATCCCCGTGCCGTTGGTGTACCAAATCAGCAACCGCTTTGA
- a CDS encoding ABC transporter ATP-binding protein, producing the protein MLSLKNLVYHPTATPIPILKKINLELASQELGLIIGPSGSGKTTLLEILAGLAERTGGDIYWRTQELTALHLQQLAGIVFQFPERHFCGSTILEELRLGHPELGTERVKEALSEVGLDHLSFQTSPHDLSGGQQRRLALAVQLIRQPNILMLDEPTAGLDWSMRIQLTKLLAKLKEHWTLLVVTHDAGELAKIADRIWKINHGELKSIDPGSLNNPQI; encoded by the coding sequence ATGCTTTCTCTCAAAAACCTGGTTTATCATCCTACAGCAACACCTATTCCCATCCTCAAAAAAATTAATTTGGAATTAGCTTCTCAAGAATTAGGTTTAATTATTGGACCTAGCGGTTCTGGGAAAACTACTCTACTAGAAATTTTAGCAGGGCTGGCAGAGAGAACAGGAGGGGATATTTACTGGCGTACTCAAGAACTTACTGCGCTTCATTTACAGCAACTAGCAGGGATTGTGTTTCAGTTTCCCGAAAGACATTTTTGCGGTAGTACCATTTTAGAGGAATTACGTTTAGGTCATCCCGAACTTGGTACAGAAAGAGTTAAAGAAGCTTTGAGTGAAGTAGGGTTAGATCATCTTTCTTTTCAAACTTCTCCTCACGATCTTAGTGGTGGACAACAACGTCGTTTAGCTTTAGCAGTTCAATTAATTCGTCAACCGAATATTTTGATGTTGGATGAACCAACGGCAGGTTTAGATTGGTCAATGCGGATACAGTTGACAAAGCTACTGGCAAAACTAAAAGAACATTGGACATTACTAGTTGTAACTCATGATGCTGGTGAATTAGCAAAAATTGCCGATCGCATTTGGAAAATTAACCACGGTGAATTAAAATCTATCGATCCAGGTAGCTTGAATAATCCACAAATATGA
- a CDS encoding Sll0314/Alr1548 family TPR repeat-containing protein, with the protein MNKLTRLINYKKAYLATALLIGMGCISGNYPILAADPFRTENAREIGEHTESAFKIIFLQGNYKTVAQELTLAESKEANEPLVYAMQASLAYTEEDWETLKKYALKTLEKAQALQNLDPVRGNLYLAVGHFLDGAYIYEKEGPVGAINKLQLVFKFLDAAEANDPNDPELNLIKGYMDLLLAVNLPFSSPEQAIARFEKFAAPNYLVDRGLAVAYRDLDQYDQALKFVNQALSLAPENPELFYLKGQILRKIGKNKEDISVLKDAWNHFNHANSKSAQLPKFVTESLGREMRQTQEKIAEIQANTANKTKN; encoded by the coding sequence ATGAATAAACTTACTCGATTAATTAATTATAAAAAAGCTTATTTAGCTACAGCTTTACTAATTGGAATGGGTTGTATTAGTGGAAATTATCCAATTTTAGCAGCAGATCCTTTTAGAACTGAAAATGCTCGTGAGATTGGCGAACATACTGAATCCGCATTCAAAATTATTTTTTTACAAGGTAATTATAAAACAGTTGCTCAAGAATTAACTTTAGCAGAATCAAAAGAAGCTAATGAACCTCTTGTTTATGCTATGCAAGCTTCTTTAGCCTATACAGAAGAAGATTGGGAAACTCTTAAAAAATACGCTCTCAAAACTCTAGAAAAAGCTCAAGCATTACAAAATCTAGACCCAGTTAGAGGCAATCTTTATCTAGCAGTTGGACATTTTTTGGATGGAGCTTACATTTATGAAAAAGAAGGCCCTGTTGGAGCAATTAATAAATTACAGTTAGTATTTAAATTTCTTGATGCTGCCGAAGCAAACGATCCTAACGATCCAGAATTAAATTTAATTAAAGGATATATGGATTTATTACTAGCAGTTAATCTTCCTTTTTCTAGTCCAGAACAAGCAATTGCTCGCTTTGAAAAATTTGCTGCTCCTAATTATTTAGTAGACCGAGGATTGGCAGTAGCTTATCGAGATTTAGACCAATATGACCAGGCTTTAAAATTTGTCAATCAAGCATTAAGTCTTGCTCCAGAAAACCCCGAACTTTTTTACCTTAAAGGGCAAATTTTAAGAAAAATTGGCAAAAATAAAGAGGACATTTCTGTCTTAAAAGACGCTTGGAATCATTTTAATCACGCCAATTCTAAATCAGCCCAATTACCTAAATTTGTGACCGAATCTTTGGGTCGAGAAATGCGTCAAACTCAGGAAAAAATTGCAGAAATTCAAGCAAATACTGCTAATAAAACCAAAAATTAA
- a CDS encoding 4-hydroxy-3-methylbut-2-enyl diphosphate reductase: MDTKAFKRSLQQSENYHRKGFGHEAEVTDALNSEYQSNLIQTIRNNSYQLTKGDVTIRLAEAFGFCWGVERAVAMAYETRQHFPTQRIWITNEIIHNPSVNQRLREMKVGFIDVIDGNKDFSVVQSGDVVILPAFGASVTEMQLLNDRGCTIVDTTCPWVSKVWNSVEKHKKRDYTSIIHGKYNHEETIATSSFADKYLVVLNLQQAEYVVNYILYGGDREEFLTKFKNAYSEGFDPDLDLVRIGIANQTTMLKSETEQIGKLFEQTMLKKYGPIELNEHFMSFNTICDATQERQDAMLNLVKEDLALMVVIGGFNSSNTTHLQEIAIEHGIPSYHIDSVARIGEGNRIEHKPLGKDLEIKENWLPEGKITIGVTSGASTPDKVVADVIEKIFDLKATLVSM; the protein is encoded by the coding sequence ATGGATACAAAAGCTTTTAAACGTTCACTACAACAATCAGAAAATTATCATCGTAAAGGTTTTGGACACGAAGCCGAAGTTACTGATGCTCTTAATAGCGAGTATCAAAGTAATTTGATTCAAACTATTCGCAATAATTCTTATCAATTAACCAAAGGAGATGTCACTATTCGTTTAGCAGAAGCTTTTGGTTTTTGTTGGGGAGTAGAAAGAGCAGTAGCAATGGCTTATGAAACCCGTCAACATTTTCCCACACAAAGAATCTGGATTACTAATGAGATTATTCATAATCCTTCAGTTAACCAGCGTTTGCGCGAGATGAAAGTCGGTTTTATTGATGTAATCGATGGCAATAAAGATTTTTCGGTGGTTCAATCTGGTGATGTAGTGATTTTACCTGCTTTTGGTGCTAGCGTTACCGAAATGCAATTGCTCAATGACCGAGGTTGTACCATTGTCGATACTACCTGTCCTTGGGTATCGAAAGTTTGGAATTCGGTAGAAAAACACAAAAAACGCGACTATACTTCTATTATTCATGGAAAATATAATCATGAAGAAACTATTGCTACTAGTTCTTTTGCCGATAAATATTTGGTAGTGCTTAATTTACAACAAGCTGAATATGTCGTTAACTATATTCTTTATGGTGGCGACCGCGAGGAGTTTTTAACTAAATTTAAAAATGCTTATTCTGAAGGATTTGATCCAGATTTAGATTTAGTCAGAATTGGGATTGCCAATCAAACTACTATGCTCAAAAGCGAAACCGAACAAATTGGTAAGTTGTTTGAACAGACAATGCTCAAAAAATACGGACCGATAGAATTAAATGAACATTTTATGAGCTTCAATACTATCTGTGATGCGACTCAAGAACGTCAGGATGCCATGTTAAATTTGGTTAAAGAAGATTTAGCTTTGATGGTAGTGATTGGCGGTTTCAATTCTTCTAATACTACTCATTTACAAGAAATTGCAATTGAACATGGAATACCCTCTTATCATATTGATAGCGTAGCTCGAATTGGTGAAGGAAATCGCATTGAGCATAAACCTTTGGGTAAAGATTTAGAAATTAAAGAAAATTGGTTACCAGAAGGTAAAATTACGATTGGAGTTACATCAGGTGCTTCTACTCCTGATAAAGTAGTTGCTGATGTGATTGAAAAGATTTTTGACCTTAAAGCTACCTTAGTAAGTATGTAG
- a CDS encoding ammonium transporter → MFQTTLKKRKSLDLNRRSNTKSSSSSYLEPLQSVLRFFSPYWLACIPLAAIIVVVWNTAAVAQDAEALTPEQVQGALNATWVLIAAILVIFMNAGFAMLETGFCRQKNAVNILAKNLIVFALATLAYWAIGFSLMFGTGNGFLGGGGWFLAGEPATYGLEPFPTGLPVPLFFLFQAAFAGTAATIVSGAVAERIKFVDFIIFSLLLTAISYPITGHWVWSSSGWLFNLGFHDFAGSTVVHSVGGWAALVGAAFLGPREGKYQNGRISAIPGHNMSIATLGCLILWIGWFGFNPGSALAANETVPFIAVTTNLAGAAGGVTATFTSWIKDGKPDLSMVINGILAGLVGITAGCYVVDYWGALIIGIITGVVVVFSVSFFDSIKIDDPVGATSVHLVCGILGTLAVGIFANPNNIAQGGAEGAIAGLLYGGGVTQLINQIIGILAVGAFTIIFSAIAWGIIKAVLGMRVTIEEEINGLDIGEHGMEAYSGFVKESDVISGSTSTISGSSSIASNTEF, encoded by the coding sequence ATGTTTCAAACAACTCTTAAAAAGAGAAAATCGCTCGACTTGAATCGGCGATCTAACACAAAATCATCTTCTTCATCTTATCTTGAACCTTTGCAAAGTGTCTTGAGGTTTTTTTCTCCTTACTGGCTTGCTTGTATTCCCTTAGCTGCGATTATCGTAGTTGTTTGGAATACAGCAGCAGTGGCTCAAGATGCTGAGGCTCTAACACCAGAACAGGTTCAAGGTGCTTTAAATGCTACTTGGGTTTTAATAGCTGCGATTCTAGTAATTTTCATGAATGCAGGATTCGCCATGTTAGAAACCGGATTCTGTCGTCAAAAAAATGCTGTTAATATTCTCGCCAAGAATTTAATTGTATTTGCTCTAGCTACTCTAGCTTACTGGGCAATTGGCTTTTCTTTAATGTTTGGGACTGGTAACGGTTTTCTTGGTGGTGGTGGCTGGTTTTTGGCTGGAGAGCCAGCAACCTATGGATTAGAACCATTTCCTACTGGTTTGCCTGTACCTTTATTTTTCCTATTCCAAGCAGCTTTCGCTGGTACGGCAGCTACGATTGTATCTGGGGCGGTAGCAGAACGAATTAAGTTTGTTGACTTTATTATCTTTAGCCTTTTATTAACTGCTATTTCCTATCCTATCACCGGACACTGGGTATGGAGTTCTAGTGGTTGGCTATTTAATCTTGGTTTTCATGACTTTGCTGGTTCAACTGTAGTTCACTCAGTTGGTGGTTGGGCTGCTTTAGTTGGTGCTGCATTCCTCGGTCCAAGAGAAGGTAAATACCAAAACGGTAGAATTAGTGCTATTCCTGGTCACAATATGAGTATTGCGACACTAGGTTGTTTAATTCTTTGGATTGGCTGGTTTGGTTTTAATCCTGGTTCGGCTTTAGCTGCCAATGAAACAGTACCTTTTATTGCGGTTACTACTAACTTAGCTGGTGCTGCAGGTGGCGTTACTGCTACCTTTACCTCGTGGATCAAAGACGGCAAACCTGACTTATCAATGGTGATCAATGGTATTTTGGCTGGTTTAGTTGGTATTACCGCAGGTTGTTATGTAGTTGACTACTGGGGCGCACTAATTATCGGTATAATTACTGGTGTTGTGGTTGTTTTCTCCGTTAGTTTCTTCGATTCAATTAAAATTGATGACCCTGTAGGTGCAACTTCAGTTCACTTAGTTTGTGGTATCTTGGGGACTTTAGCAGTAGGAATTTTTGCTAATCCTAATAATATTGCTCAAGGTGGTGCTGAAGGCGCGATCGCAGGATTACTTTATGGTGGTGGTGTAACCCAATTAATTAACCAAATTATTGGTATTTTAGCAGTTGGTGCTTTTACTATCATCTTTAGTGCGATCGCTTGGGGAATCATCAAAGCTGTCTTAGGTATGCGCGTCACTATCGAAGAAGAAATTAATGGTTTAGATATTGGCGAACATGGTATGGAAGCTTACAGTGGTTTTGTTAAAGAATCCGATGTAATTTCTGGTAGCACTAGTACTATTAGTGGTTCTAGCTCAATAGCTAGTAATACTGAATTCTAA
- a CDS encoding DedA family protein, translated as MSIELLSLDNVQEIARQYGYWAVFIGIALENTGIPLPGETITIVGGFLAGSGELNYWLVLASSISGAVLGDNFGYWIGKVGGWKFLLRVGSIFRIPEQQLELAKDKFSKNAAQAVFLGRFVTLLRIFAGPLAGIAQMPYQQFFIYNLAGAALWSSTIISLSFFLGKIVSLQQIVEWIAQAGIIALLIVVVLLVLSFLWEYRQKTLIPKD; from the coding sequence ATGTCTATAGAGCTTCTATCGTTAGATAACGTTCAAGAAATCGCCCGCCAATACGGTTACTGGGCGGTATTTATTGGAATTGCTTTGGAAAATACTGGTATTCCTCTCCCAGGAGAAACTATTACTATCGTGGGAGGCTTTTTGGCAGGTAGTGGTGAATTAAACTATTGGCTTGTTTTAGCCAGTTCAATTTCTGGGGCAGTCTTAGGTGATAATTTTGGGTATTGGATTGGTAAAGTTGGTGGCTGGAAGTTTCTGTTACGTGTCGGAAGTATTTTTCGGATTCCAGAACAACAGTTAGAACTAGCCAAAGACAAATTCAGCAAGAATGCTGCCCAAGCTGTATTTTTGGGTCGTTTTGTAACTTTGTTACGTATTTTCGCTGGACCTTTGGCAGGAATTGCCCAAATGCCTTATCAGCAATTTTTTATTTATAATTTGGCTGGCGCAGCGTTATGGTCATCTACTATCATCAGCTTATCTTTTTTCTTAGGAAAAATTGTTTCTCTACAACAAATAGTTGAGTGGATTGCTCAAGCTGGAATAATTGCTTTGTTAATCGTTGTCGTTTTGTTAGTGCTTTCTTTCTTGTGGGAATATAGACAAAAAACATTAATTCCTAAAGATTAA
- a CDS encoding Ycf34 family protein, with protein sequence MCICVNCYFVDRCQTYHAVETQHQQPHLTENPDFEAQEPTINVNIRTKGEVIEMEWDVVGCHSFLRETGKWASLRPGEAVPT encoded by the coding sequence ATGTGTATTTGTGTAAACTGCTATTTTGTCGACCGTTGTCAAACCTATCACGCAGTCGAAACCCAACACCAACAACCCCATCTGACTGAAAATCCCGATTTTGAAGCTCAAGAACCTACTATCAATGTCAATATTCGCACTAAAGGCGAAGTCATTGAAATGGAATGGGATGTAGTTGGTTGTCACAGTTTTCTACGAGAAACTGGGAAATGGGCAAGTTTACGTCCTGGTGAGGCAGTACCCACTTAA
- a CDS encoding tRNA nucleotidyltransferase/poly(A) polymerase family protein, translating into MSVKEVSLALPKVPFSLDWLPKSACLVGGAVRDALLKREKSYFDLDFVVPENAIEIAKQIANYYHVGFVILDETRQIARVVFPEGTLDFAQQEGQNLVKDLNRRDFTINAIAYNFHEQKLIDPLHGFEDLKQSTIRMVSYHNLVDDPLRLLRAYRQAAQLNFTIEPTTRKTIKQLANLLTKVAAERVQSELNYLLAIPESNQWLIAAWEDGLLDFWLPQISREQLEKLSIINAVIDEFNQTWQAWKSNYINWLSLAKLALLVTQEPQQAEAELINLKYSRQQIKVIITILRQLPKLQQNSSVMSLKEQYFFFLEVKDIFPILVVVAIAQGVSRTRLNPLIARYLNPQDSIAHPQPLVNGNDLIKNLSLQPSPLIGKLLTEIQVAYIEGNIANKAEALEFAQSFIEKFEVDKN; encoded by the coding sequence ATGAGTGTGAAAGAAGTTAGTCTTGCTCTGCCCAAAGTACCATTTAGTTTAGACTGGTTACCTAAGTCTGCTTGTTTGGTAGGTGGTGCAGTAAGAGATGCTTTACTAAAGAGAGAAAAAAGTTATTTTGATTTGGATTTTGTTGTTCCTGAAAACGCGATAGAAATAGCGAAACAAATTGCTAATTATTATCACGTTGGGTTTGTTATTTTAGACGAAACAAGACAAATTGCCAGGGTAGTTTTTCCTGAAGGTACGTTAGATTTTGCTCAACAAGAAGGACAAAATTTAGTTAAAGATTTAAATCGTAGAGATTTTACAATTAATGCGATCGCATATAATTTTCATGAACAAAAATTAATCGATCCTCTTCACGGCTTTGAAGATTTAAAACAAAGTACCATTAGAATGGTTTCTTATCATAATTTGGTTGATGATCCTTTACGATTGCTTCGAGCTTATCGTCAAGCAGCCCAATTAAATTTTACAATTGAACCAACCACAAGAAAAACAATTAAACAATTAGCTAACTTATTAACTAAGGTTGCAGCCGAAAGAGTACAAAGCGAGCTAAATTATTTATTAGCTATTCCTGAATCTAATCAGTGGTTGATTGCTGCTTGGGAAGATGGTTTACTAGATTTTTGGTTACCACAAATTAGTCGAGAACAATTAGAAAAACTCTCAATCATTAATGCAGTTATAGATGAATTTAATCAAACTTGGCAAGCTTGGAAAAGTAATTATATTAATTGGTTAAGTTTGGCAAAATTAGCACTTTTAGTAACTCAAGAACCTCAGCAAGCGGAAGCAGAATTAATCAATTTAAAATATTCTCGTCAACAAATTAAAGTTATTATTACTATACTCAGACAACTACCAAAACTACAACAAAATAGTTCTGTTATGAGTTTAAAAGAACAATATTTTTTCTTTTTAGAAGTTAAAGATATTTTTCCAATTTTAGTAGTAGTCGCGATCGCGCAAGGTGTTTCTAGAACAAGATTAAATCCTTTAATTGCCAGATATCTTAATCCTCAAGACTCAATTGCTCATCCCCAACCTTTAGTGAATGGCAATGATCTAATTAAAAATTTATCTTTGCAACCTTCCCCTTTAATTGGTAAATTACTAACTGAAATTCAAGTGGCGTATATAGAAGGAAATATTGCTAATAAAGCAGAAGCTTTAGAATTTGCTCAATCTTTTATTGAAAAATTTGAAGTGGACAAAAATTAA
- a CDS encoding NUDIX domain-containing protein gives MRRYWRFITTVLGIVFRHPITGVTIIPVLSDGRIVLVKRQDTGQWGLPGGMVDWGEDIPNSVYRELEEETGLNLVKMKRLVGVYSAPDRDPRIHSISILIEAEAKGQLEVRDKLEISEVKAFLPEDLPLGNLSHDHDRQLKDYLNGVTMIA, from the coding sequence ATGCGTCGTTATTGGCGATTTATTACTACCGTACTTGGCATTGTTTTTCGTCATCCTATTACTGGAGTTACGATTATCCCTGTTTTATCTGATGGTCGAATTGTTTTAGTCAAACGTCAAGACACTGGGCAATGGGGTTTACCTGGTGGGATGGTAGATTGGGGCGAAGATATTCCTAACAGCGTCTACCGAGAATTAGAGGAAGAAACTGGGTTAAATTTAGTCAAAATGAAACGTTTAGTTGGAGTTTACTCTGCACCAGACCGTGACCCTAGAATTCATTCTATATCTATTTTGATTGAAGCTGAAGCAAAAGGTCAATTAGAGGTTAGAGATAAGTTAGAAATTTCAGAAGTTAAAGCTTTTTTACCAGAAGATTTACCTTTAGGAAACCTTAGTCACGATCATGACCGTCAATTAAAAGATTATCTTAATGGTGTAACAATGATCGCCTAG